Sequence from the Piscinibacter sp. HJYY11 genome:
CATTACGGAAGCCACACCGTCGCTTTGGAACCCGAATGCTGCAGCCAGTTGGAGCCTATTTCTGAGTCCTATCTTCGGCGCAGCTCTCCATATGAAAAACTGGCAGGCGCTTGGGGAGAAGGAGAAAGCCGACCAGTCCAAGATGTGGCTGATCGGGTCTATTGCCTTCTTTGTGGTTTTGGCTATCACAGCAACGCTCATGCCGGAATCAAAAGAAGTCGACCTCTTGTTCCGTGCGGGGGCATTTGGTCTGTTGATCGCCTGGTATGTCCAAAGTGCTCGCCCGCAAGCCCGCTACATCGCCGGTCGCTTCGGAGCAAGCTATCCCAAAAAGGGCTGGGGAAAGCCGCTGCTGTATGCCTTGCTTTGCTTCGTCGGTTACTTGGCGGTCGTCTTCGTCGTGGCCTTGGTACTTGGTCTTGCCTCGGGTGCAAGCTAACCCTTCCATCGAGAGGACCCGCCCCGGCAAGCCGGGTCGGGCCTCTCATGTCAAACGTTAGGTGTCTGAAGAATGACTCCAGAACTTCGTAAGTCCAACTCCGACCAACGGCTCAGACAGCTAGCAATCGCCGTCAATGAACACTTGCCCTTAATCGAATCCGAAGATGAGACAGACCTTCGGTCAAAAGACGAACTCCTGAAGCGCTTAATCGCGCTCTGGGCCGTTGTGGGCGCGTCAATGCTCCGTGGACAGGACTTCTTTAGAAGCTACATCAAATCGCAGAACGTCGAGTCTTGGCTGTCACAGGAAGAGCAGGAGTTTCTTTTCAGTGAGAGCCCTTCGGAACAACAGTACACAAGGTTCTCATGGCGCTTGGAGGCGCTCTTCTTCTTGGCTTGGTGCGGTGGTCTGATTGAGAGGATTGACATTCCTCCGACCGAGTCGAGTGTCGATTCCATCTTGCATCTATTTCCTCATAAGGAGAACGAGACACCGATGCAACTAGAAGCGGCCATCCGACTTCGGTCAAAGGAGGAAATCCTCGATTGGGCAGACCTCCTGTACAGACTGCATTGGGCGGTCCGAGACGCACGGTTGACGGGAAAGCCTAGTCCGCCAAACGTACTGGCTGGATCCGTCCAAGAGTGGCATCAGGCCGTGAACTGGATGACCAACTATGAGCAAGAAGACGACTGGGACAACGTTGCCACAGACACCTAACCCTTCCATCGAGAGGACGTCGCCCGGCAAGCCGGGCGCCGCCTCTCATGTCAAACGTTAGGCCGCACGAAACACATATGAATCGATACGCTGCGCCGACTGCTCCGCTAGATGAGCAAACACTGCCAAGTGCAGGAGCCGCAATCTTGGTTGGAGCAGCCGTCGGCTTTGGCATCTCATATGCCGTACTTTTTGTTTCTGGCTTGGTGTTCTTGTGGGGCCTTGTGCTTCAAGGCGTGCCTACCCAAGAACTCTATGTAAAGGCATATCAGTCCACCGCGTATTTGGTCTTCGCTCACTCCATTGGCTTCTTGTGCCTATTGCCAGGGGGCTATTGGAGCGCCCGTTTAAGCCCAGGCAGGCCGCAGTTCGCCGCTCTTCTTGCTGGCGCAGTGGTCGCTGTTCTTGCCGGCGCAGCTAACCTCATGCCCTATGAGCAGCCAATCCCACTCTGGTCGCGCATCACATCGGTGGTCGCAGCAGTTCCAGCGTTCGCCCTCGGGGCGGCTTGGTGGCGGCGTGCGGCCTAACCCTTCCATCGAGAGGACGTCACCCGGCAAGCCGGGTGCCGCCTCTCATGTCAAACGTTAGGTTTCAGCAAATCAACCGCCAGAGGAGATGCCATTGAATACAAGCATGTATCGCGTCGCAGCCCTGCTCGCCTTTGTCACTATGGCCGCCGGTTGCGCCACTCAAACCTCGGCGACCGCGGACCGAACATCGGAGGCTTCAACTCCCGGGCAGCCCCGAGTCGACTACGCGCAAGCCGACACCCGAGACAAAGTCCAAGCACTTCATCGAAGCGGGAAACTTCAACGCGTGCATCTGTTCCCGCTTGCGGCTGGAGGACAAGACGCTGAGATCAATGTCATCTACATCCCGGAGAAGTCGGCTGCCGAGAAGGCAACGATCGACAGCCAGATTCTGAAGTTGGCAGCCGATGGTGCAGCAGTTCGCTACAACGCAAGGCCCGTCTACAAGGGCAACAGCTTCGTCCCATCCCAGCTTGTCATTAGCGTCACTGGGGCACAAAACGCTCAGTACGTCGTCAATATTTGGTAAGGCGAAAAGCTGAAACCTAACCCTTCCATGGAGAGGACGTCACAAGGGCTGCGCCCTTGCGCCGCCTCTCATGTCAAACGTTAGCCTTCAAGAGTCCCCGTTTATGCACGCAGCTCTCATTCCATCGCTTGTCATCTGTTGCCTCCTCACCTCAGCGTGCACGACCCCTCCTCGAATGTACGGACGGGATGGCAAGTCCGCCTCTAACGCAAAGGATGCATCTGCCCTCATGGCAGAAGACGTCAATGGCCTCCTGGCAAAGAGATTCGACAAGGTTGCGTCGCCACCAAAGGCCACGAAGGCAGTCATACCAGAAGGCTCTGAAGCCACAGCAAATCACGGCGGCATGGGCGCCGTCCTATTTGTGGTGTACGTCGGAAAAGACGGGCGGGTAAAAGACGTCAGGATTCTTGAATCACCGAATCAATACCTTTCGGAAGACGTCATCAAGGCCTTTATGCAATGGGAGTTCACTCCATTGGCCGGAGACGGCGAGCCAAAGGAGTTCAACTTCAAGCTGCGTATTCCATTCCATCTGCGGCGCGTGGCTTGAAGGCTAACCCTTCCATCGAGAGGACGTCGCCCGGCAAGCCGGGCGCCGCCTCTCATGTCAAACGTTAGAGCGCACATGAGCCTCCCTCTTTGCCCGAACTGTCGCGAACGCATGTCCACGGTCGAGCATGGCATGGGTGGTGTTTGGTCATGCTTGTACTGCGAGGGAACTTGGCTAACTACCGAGCAGCTCAAGTCTTTTGCGTCCGCCTGTCAGCCGGCCGCGGCTGCACCATCCGCAAACACCAATGCAATTCAAATTGAGGCCGGTACTCCGCCACTAAAATGCCCAAGCTGTGAAGGCACCTCTTTAGAAACAGTCAGCATGGGCTCCGCAAGCGCCTACCACTGCCTCCACTGCAGTGGAGCCTTCTTCATGAAGGGTGTGTTGGCCGCATGCGCACCACAAGCCTTCTCGCCCGCACAAGAAGCACCAGTCGTTGGTGCTCTCGTCGGCGCTATTGGCACAGTCGCAATGCTGGGCGATCCGCTGCTTCTTATCGCAGCCCTCGCATTTCAGCCTCGTGCTAAAAGTGCGCTCTAACCCTTCCATCGAGAGGACGTCGCCCGGCAAGCCGGGCGCCGCCTCTCATGTCAAACGTTAGGCGGCATGCAGGTCAAGCTGCGTTGTGCCACAGAGGACGACGCCCCGGCGGTGGCCGAGGTCATCATTTCGTCTCGTAAAGCCTTCCTTCCCTATGCACCCATGGCGCATAGCCCGTCGGAAGTTGTGCAGTGGGTGCAATACACGCTCATCCCATCCCACAACGTCACGGTCGCAACTGTGTCGGAAGCGATCGCCGGCGTACTTGCAACCTCAATATCGGAAGGCACAAGCTGGATCGACCAGCTGTACGTCTTGCCAGGCCATGTCGGGCAAGGTATCGGCTCGCGGCTCCTCGAGCTCGCTCTCGCCTCCCTTGCCCGACCGATCAGGCTCTACACATTCCAAGCCAATGCAGGAGCACGTCGCTTCTACGAAAGGCATGGATTCCGAGCAATCAAGTTCACGGACGGCAGCGCCAATGAAGAGCGCTGCCCGGATGTATTGCTGGAGCTAGTCGCGGGTAGCGAAAATGCCGCCTAACCCTTCCATCGAGCTGACATGCCCCGGCAAGCCGGGTCATGCAGCTCATGTCAAACGTTAGGCAGCACAAACAACGACAGCGATATGTCGACCACACAGAAAATCATGGAGTTCGCCAGAGATCCGATGTGGCAATCGATCGGCGTCGTGCTTGCCTTGGCGGCACTGGCCTTGAGCTACTGGATCTACCGTCGCCAGAAAGAGCGGAAGCGAATCACATTCGAGCGCATCTCGAACGTCCCACTCTTGACGATAAAGGAAGAAGTCGCGGGACGGGTCTCGGTGACTTTCGACGGACAACTGGCACGGGCGATACACATGGCAACCGTGCGCATCCGAAACGCGGGGACGACACCAATCCTTCCTGCAGACTATCTTGAACCGTTAACCTTCAATACAAGCGCCGGTGCAAAGCTACTGACCGCCGATATTGTTGAATCAGACCCCGTTAACCTAAAGCCGATGGTTTCCGTCCAAGGTGGTCGAGGTGTTGTTGAACCTCTACTGCTGAATCCTGGAGACTGCTTCGTCGTCAAGATGCTGATTCAGGATGGAGGCAGCAAGATTGAACCAGAGGCTCGTGTTGTTGGCGTTCGCGCTATTGAGAAGGTCTTAGATCCGGACTCAAAGTACGAACTCCAGGGGCTAGTCGGCATCTTCATTGGAGCTATAGGCAACTTGGTCGCACTCGGCCTCCGTGCACCTCGCATGGAAGCAAAGACAACTCCAGGCGAGTATGTTGGGTACACCATCATGGCCTGCGGCTTCTTCCTCTGGGCGTACAGCACGCTAGTGCGCTATTGGCACAAGAGAAAGTTGGGGAGGTCCGCCGGTGCTGCCTAACCCTTCCATCGAGAGGACATGCCCCGGCAAGCCGGGTCATGCCTCTCATGTCAAACGTTAGGCTGCATAGGGCGCCATGCGAGAAGACCCGAACCCTCTACCAGCTACTGACGAGTTCCCTTCGATGCAGCGAAGGACCAGCACACGGCATAGGCAAGCGCACAGCATGAAGGTTGTTGCCCGGTGAGCAAAGTCTTCGCAGGTGCCTACGCCGTCGCGGTACTGGCGCTCGCTGTCACCGCAGTTCTCATCTGGCGTCTGCGGTGTGAAAGCTTTGGCTGCATGGGTGTTGGCGTTGCCTGGTTCGCCTGGGTTGTGATGTTCTTCCCCGTCCTGGGTATCGGCGCTGCGTTGCGGTCGCGCTCTTCACTTGGCAGCGCACTTCTCCGAATCACCCGTTTGGCCTTCTTGGCGCAGGCGGCACTAGGCATCACGCTGCTAGTCCTCTGGGTGAGCAAAAATGCAGCCTAACCCTTCCATCGAGAGGACCCGCCCCGGCAAGCCGGGTCGGGCCTCTCATGTCAAACGTTAGGCGTCGCAATGGCCCTCTACACGTTCGTACTTGACTATGCCGGTGGCACCTACTGCTCGCAGATTCATGCAAACTCAGTGAAGTCAGCCGTTCGCAAATGGTCGTTGTCTGAAGAGGTACGCGTGATCAAGGGGGTCGGGCCCGCATCACACGCAAAGTTCGCTTCAGACATGGCCAAAGAACGGCCCGTGGAGCTAAACGGTCTGACTGGTGTTTGGTGCTGCACTTGCCTGCTCCGCGGTCACCTGGCCCTTGTAAACGTTGTTCTAACTGACGAGTATTCAGCCGCTTCATAGGACTCTGCTTACTGAGAGTTCAGGTTCAATCAGATCTCGGCCATGTTGCCTATCCCCCAAAGATCCGTTTCGGATACAAATGACTAGAGATGGTTGGCGCGCGCAGACGCCTAACCCTTCCATCGAGAGGACGTCACAAGGGCTACGCCCTTGCGCCGCCTCTCATGTCAAACGTTAGGCGCCTGAGGAGCAAGCGCATTGACCCCGAGTGAGATCCAAACCTACTTGCACGAGCACATCCCGCTGTCCGCAGCCATGCAAGTGCAAGTCGAAGTTGCAACGCCTGAGCAGGTTGTTCTTGGCGCGCCATTGCAGCCAAACATCAATCACAGAGACACCGTGTTTGGCGGTAGCGCATCTGCACTTGCCATCCTTTCAGCCTGGTCGCTTCTTCACGTCAAGCTATCCGCGGGCGGCTACAAGACCCGATTGGTCATCCAACGCAACTCAATGAGCTACGAGCAGGCCATCCTTGACTACTTCACGGCTCACGCTCTTTCCCCTGACGCAGAGCGGTGGAGGGCCTTTACACGCATGCTGGAGCGCAAAGGTCGCGCCAGAATCTCCGTGTCATCAACCCTCCTATACGAGGGTCAAGAAGTTGGGCGCTTCGAAGGAGAGTTCGTTGCACTGGGCACAACAGGCGCCTAACCCTTCCATCGAGAGGACCCGCCCCGGCAAGCCGGGTCGGGCCTCTCATGTCAACGTTGAGCGTCATGGAACTCATCGAACACATTGAGCGGGCGTGGAGTTGGACAGGCATCAAACCCGAGAAGGTCGTCGGAGAGAACGACTTTGGCAACCTCATAGTTCGCGATAGACAAGGTCAGTACTGGCGCATCTGCCCGGAAGACCTGTACTGCAAACCCATTGCTGAAGATCGCGCCGCTCTTGACGCTTTGATCAAGGACGAAGAATTTCAAGAAGACTGGGCAATGGTTGCACTCGTCGAAGAGGCACGAGGCAGGCTAGGCCCACTTGGTCCAGGTCGAAAGTACTGTCTCAAGATTCCGGGCTTACTCGGTGGCGAGTATGGCGGCAGCAATTTGGCGTCTATCCCGCTCGTCGAATTGATCGCTGCATCCGGAGATATAGCGTTCCAGATCAAAGACCTACCCAATGGAGCCCAAGTTCGGTTCCAGATCACCGAATGACGCCCAACCCTTCCATCGAGAGGACCCGCCCCGGCAAGCCGGGTCGGGCCTCTCATGTCAAACGTTAGACGCCATAGCTCACATGGCACAACTATCAAGACAAACCTTCGACTTAGAGGCAAAGATCACTCGATCGGATAGTGGCACGTACGCAACCATCAATCTGTTCATTCCTTCGTATCAGCGCTCTTTCGGAGTCGAGATCTATCTCTTAGAAGGACAAACTGCCGTCTCGGAAAAGACTCTCTTCACACTCGGAGAAATCGCAAGCCTGACGCCAGAGGCGAGAGGTCGCATACGCGAACTGCTCTATGAAGATGCAATGCGAACACGGGAAACGGTTGCATTCGGTGATCCAACACCACCGCCGGAGGTGCCACCAACAACATTCCTCAAGCGTCTGTTCTGGCGCCCAAACAAATATCGGTTTGTCGAGCTCCTCAAAGAAGATCCAAGACATCCTTGCCATTTGCCAGGTGGCGCCAGCACGGTAGAGACAAAAGTCGAACTGCTGGGTTTCCGGATCGATGAGAACGACTTGGAGACACGTCGTTTCGCACTGTTTGACTGCATCCCACAGTGGGAAGAAGAACATGGCGCGTCTGTAGTCCTCCGCGACGGTGTGCCCGTAGCAATAGATAGCCAAGACGCCGATCTGAGTAAGCACAATGGCGCCTAACCCTTCCATCGAGAGGACCCGCCCCGGCAAGCCGGGCCGGGCCTCTCATGTCAAGCGTTAGGCGTCACCAGGACCCACCGCGACACGCCAAAGCCTGTCCTACTGCCCCTTTTGATACGCTTCGGTCAGGTTTAAAAGTAGGCAGATATGGATTCCACATCTATCCGCAAATGGGTGCGTCTAGCCACTTGTGGCTACATGCGACCTTTCATACTGATGCCCATATCACGTTAGGCTTCACCAAGGAGTACTCGCGTGGCGCTTGAATGGAAATACACCGAAGACTCGGTTGACTGGGCCGAGCTATCGGCGCTCTACAAGGCCGCACCGCTAGGCGACAAGAAGCCCATGCATTTGCAGAAGGTCTTCTCGAACAGCCTGTTCAAGTGCTTCGTCTATGAAGACTCCAAGCTGGTTGGCGCCGGAAGAGCGCTCGCCGACGGAGCCGATTGCTCGTACATCTGCGATATCGCCGTAATGCCAAGTCGCCAAGGCAGTGGGCTTGGCAAGCAGATCGTGTCTCATCTTGTCGAGGCCTCGCGGGGCCACAAGAAGATCATCTTGTACGCGGTACCGGGCAAAGAGTCCTTCTACCAAAAGTTCGGCTTCTTGCGCATGAAGACGGCCATGGCCATATTCGAGAATCAGCAACAACAGGTGGAGCGAGGCTATCTCAGTGAAGCCTAACCCTTCCATCGAGAGGACCCGCCCCGGCAAGCCGGGTCGGGCCTCTCATGTCAAACGTTAGGCGTATGAAGAACTCATCGAGCTATGCCTACCTCTGGAACAACCCGAATGACGGCTGGGTGTTGCTTCGCATCAATCGGCAAACACTATCGCTCACGGTCAAGTTCCCTACTGAAGGGCCAACCCTTCGCGAGGTAGCCGCCGTGCGCTCAGTAGTGCCTGAGTTCGGCGTAATGCCACCATCGGAAGCATTTGCAGCACTCAAGGGAAGAGCTG
This genomic interval carries:
- a CDS encoding zf-TFIIB domain-containing protein; this translates as MSLPLCPNCRERMSTVEHGMGGVWSCLYCEGTWLTTEQLKSFASACQPAAAAPSANTNAIQIEAGTPPLKCPSCEGTSLETVSMGSASAYHCLHCSGAFFMKGVLAACAPQAFSPAQEAPVVGALVGAIGTVAMLGDPLLLIAALAFQPRAKSAL
- a CDS encoding GNAT family N-acetyltransferase, encoding MALEWKYTEDSVDWAELSALYKAAPLGDKKPMHLQKVFSNSLFKCFVYEDSKLVGAGRALADGADCSYICDIAVMPSRQGSGLGKQIVSHLVEASRGHKKIILYAVPGKESFYQKFGFLRMKTAMAIFENQQQQVERGYLSEA
- a CDS encoding YiiD C-terminal domain-containing protein, which codes for MTPSEIQTYLHEHIPLSAAMQVQVEVATPEQVVLGAPLQPNINHRDTVFGGSASALAILSAWSLLHVKLSAGGYKTRLVIQRNSMSYEQAILDYFTAHALSPDAERWRAFTRMLERKGRARISVSSTLLYEGQEVGRFEGEFVALGTTGA
- a CDS encoding T6SS immunity protein Tdi1 domain-containing protein, giving the protein MELIEHIERAWSWTGIKPEKVVGENDFGNLIVRDRQGQYWRICPEDLYCKPIAEDRAALDALIKDEEFQEDWAMVALVEEARGRLGPLGPGRKYCLKIPGLLGGEYGGSNLASIPLVELIAASGDIAFQIKDLPNGAQVRFQITE
- a CDS encoding GNAT family N-acetyltransferase, which gives rise to MQVKLRCATEDDAPAVAEVIISSRKAFLPYAPMAHSPSEVVQWVQYTLIPSHNVTVATVSEAIAGVLATSISEGTSWIDQLYVLPGHVGQGIGSRLLELALASLARPIRLYTFQANAGARRFYERHGFRAIKFTDGSANEERCPDVLLELVAGSENAA
- a CDS encoding DUF4272 domain-containing protein, producing the protein MTPELRKSNSDQRLRQLAIAVNEHLPLIESEDETDLRSKDELLKRLIALWAVVGASMLRGQDFFRSYIKSQNVESWLSQEEQEFLFSESPSEQQYTRFSWRLEALFFLAWCGGLIERIDIPPTESSVDSILHLFPHKENETPMQLEAAIRLRSKEEILDWADLLYRLHWAVRDARLTGKPSPPNVLAGSVQEWHQAVNWMTNYEQEDDWDNVATDT
- a CDS encoding TonB family protein, with product MAEDVNGLLAKRFDKVASPPKATKAVIPEGSEATANHGGMGAVLFVVYVGKDGRVKDVRILESPNQYLSEDVIKAFMQWEFTPLAGDGEPKEFNFKLRIPFHLRRVA